CTAGACCTTCCTTCCACTGTCAGGGCATCTCCAACTTCTCATCTGCTTTGTGCCTGAAATACTTTCTTCCTCTGTAGACAGAAACTAGTTCATTGTAATTGCACTGGAATAGAGGGAAGTTACCTggtatttcaataaaaataaacaagcctTAAAATGCTGTCCTGAACAGAAGAATCATAGTGACAGACAAAACTTAATCAAAATTGCAATTAAAATACAGCCTTAATGAAATGTAAATACATAAGCGTTATTGTATACAGAAATTTAAACTTACTAAACAGAACAATCTTAGCACATCATCCTGCTATATAAACAAtgagatgtgggtttttttcacagcttaACAGTACTTGTTATTTCAAAATTAACCATAAGTAACAATTAAGACTATCCAGTTAAAAGACAAATATTCCTAGTTTACATCTATGTCTAAGAAAGTAAATGACATTAAAATTATATTGAGTACTGTAGCTTATGTTCTTCCTTTTGAACAGCAAAAACCAGATATTTTGGCTAATAGATCAGTGACTTTGTTACATAAAAATCAAGAACTGTTGAAATGTGTTGATCCACTGGAAGTGCCCAATGAAATGCTGATCTCACTGAGGTCAAGGAAAGGTTGCTATTGACCTCAGCAGAGCGAAAATGATTTGCTGTTGGAGGGCTCCCTTGCTGCCACCCAAGTGCCACAGCAAAGAcagtagatttggattagatattaaagagggcagatttagatcagatgtaagacagaaattcttccctgtgaggggggtgaggccctggcacaggttgcccagagaagctgtggctgctccctccctggaagggttcaaggccaggctggacggggctttgggcaacctgggctagtggaaggtgtccctgcccagggcagggggtgggactggatgggctttaaggtcccttcccacccaaaccattctttgattctatgattctataattctatggaTTCCTGTGAGCTCGCAAAGCAGGTTATCAGTGCTGGCTCTCAGGACCACAGATACTCAGTTCAGCCTGCTGCCTTCTTTACCTCTCTGTGTGAGCGCAGGCAAATCAGATGCACTGGCTTGTTTAGGTAAAATGAGGGAACagaacattgttttaaaaaaagccaacccaTGTTTCCTCCTCGCTGTCAGAGCAGGAGTGTGCACAAATCTTTTTTCCCAGCGTGCAAAATGAGATTATTGTCTGTCAGGCGATGGAGGCATCACTAGCATCACGGGTTGTATGCCAGCTGAGGGAGTGTGCTGGGGCCCCAGGTTATGGAACTCAGCTATGCAGTGCATGTTCAGGCTGTAATGCAGCATCACAGCCTGTCTCCCAACAGCTAGATGAGAAACTGTGGCATGTAAAAATGTGGAATGAAGTACAACATGGGAAAGACCCATGGGATTCAACGGGTCTGATCAGTTGTGTATCAAGTAGTGCAGCCTGAGGCCTCAGCAGTGGTTTGAGATACGCTGAGGCAGCAGGTAAATGCAGTAAGAACTATCTGCACTCCCTTCCCACCAAAGGGCATAAACCATGCTGAAGGTTTATTGCCAAAGGCAAAGGGGAACAGAGGGTCTGAAGTACTAAGGTTTCCTGCTCCTTTTCAGCTTCTGTTTGAAAATAGCAATGTCGTAATAGCTTTTAAATTTCACCAGGAAAATGGGTATTGGGATGGTAATGGTTAACATGCCAAATACTGCAGCTAAGGCTGCTGTCACTTGGCCAAATGTGGTGAGAGGGATAATATCTCCATAGCCTACTGTAGTGAGTGTGATCAAAGCCCACCAGAAGCAAACAAGAATGTCAGCAAAGTGCAGCTCCCCTGTGTAGGAGGGATGGCTACCCAGCAACTCCCCATAGAAGAAGAGAGAGCCAAAGAAGAGAGTCTCAAAGGCCAAAATCATCAGCAGGATGCAAATCTCTCTGACGATAGACTTGAGGGTATACGACAGAACCCTGAGGATCAGTGGTGTTTCTATCAGCTTGGATATCTTCAGGAGTTTGAGGAGATAGACAACGCGAACAAAGCCCAACCAAAGTCCCAGGCTTGGCATTCTCTGAATCTGCCCAGCCACAAAGAGTTCAATATAAactgggaagagggagaggaagtcAACCATGTTCAGGGGATTTTGGAAGAACAACTTCTTGTTTGGGCAGAAACAAAATCGCACAGAAAACTCAAAAGTAAACCAGAGGACACACAAAAGCTCCAGATGAAGCAAGTAGGCAGCCTGGTGGTAATAGTGGTCATGGTCGTTGTGGGAGAGCTCAGAATAGCCACTGGAGGTGAAGTTAGCAGTAAAGAACTCAAATTGCGCCTTGGTCTCCTCACAGAATATGATGACAATTCCAATGAtgaacagcagagaaacaagagCCAAGCActgcagagggaggaaagggCACACATGCAGTGAGTTCAACAAACAAGTATTGCATAAGCTCCCtgccccaccccatccccaggaTCCCCTCCACAGGCACCGTACAATCCCAGACTAATTTTTCTCAGATTACCATTGCTTTGCTCACATggagtgcatttttttcttccgGATTTGAAAATTAATAGAGAAGACTGGAGTCAAAGAAAAAACACCTGAACTCCTATATCGGAGTTTGCAGGGAAGGGGAAATGTCGGACAGCTGGAGTAACGCAGCCAGATTCACACTGAGGGCCTCTTCAGCACTGAATGTTGGCTCCAGAAGTaccagcagcacagaaaacatcCTCTGCAGTCTCTGACTTGCGTTTGTTGCTCTGCATGCCTGACATTTTAAAGAGGCACAGGGCATGCATTTTGTACAGAGAAGAGGggcaagaggaggagagaagaaggagGTGTCTCTTAATGAGAagagagaattttattttcatttttactctGGGACTCAAACCATACTTATCAAAGCTATGAACCCATTAACATTTTTCATGGACTCATTCCGGTAATCCCAAAGGCTATGTCCATCTCTGCATATAGTATTACCTTAGCACTGAAAGAGGAAAAGGGTTTTTCAAATATAGACCAAATCTTTGGCTGCCACCTGGTTCGCCAGCTGAAATCCCTTCTTTCTGTCTGGACTATGAGGCACTGGTCATCGGTCTGTTCATTTTCATCCCAAATGTTAAACTCCTCTGGCTGCACCTCTTTGTTATTCAGCTTCAGCCAGCAGCAGGATGATAGCTGTGTCTCATTTATTTCCCAGAAAGCCAACTCTTCTTCTAAGACTGACCTACAGGTATCAGTGGGGCAGTGGAAATGTTTGGTCCTATAATAGTTCAACACATAGCTGAAGATCTCAGCACTCCTATCAAAAAAGAACTCCTTGGTGGTGGGATCATAGTCATAGATGCTTGGGGCGTGGGGCTCTGTTAGGCTGCACAGCTTGGTCCCTGGGAAGGTCCGGAGGGTGCTGCTGTATGTCTCATATCTGACTCCCCCAATATTCAGGATGATTTTTTCCTTGGAGCCTTCCATctgtgagggaggagggaggtgcaAGTCCTCACAGGCTCTTGTTTATCTTCAGTCAAAAAGAGAAGAACACAAATTAAAAGAAGTAAAGCAAAGCAAGTTTTGTAACAGGAGAGTTTTCCAGGGTACCTCATTCCAGTGCttttaaagcacattttgtaCCGAAACCTGCATCTCCTATAGGGAGGAAGGCACTTCTGCCATTCCCCATCATGTTCAGTGCCTATTCCTAGACTCTACTCCATGGCCATATTATCTGAGCACTTTTCAGGAGATGCATCAAACAAAATGACAAACATCTGGTTTGTGTTGCTCTCTCTCAGTTTCTCCCCATGGGGACAGAGCACACAGTCCAGAGTCTGTTTCACCACATTTGTTCATACACTGTTGATAATAGATGATAGATGTGCCAAAGAGTTAAAACAGTTATCAACAGCTTCTTCTCCAAACAAGTCTTTAACCATAACCTCCCATGTTGAGCCTGGCATAACAAGTTTCACAAGAGACCCTGCTGCCTGGTGGGAACATTTAGGTTGTCTGAGTCATGCTTTTTCCTTGAGTCTCCCTGTACAGAGTCCCACTGAGGCAAATCACCTTTCCCTCTGCAGGAAGCTGCTCCTTACCTGGGATCTCTATGCAGGATTCCTGGACTAGACAGAAATGCAGAACACCATACTGCCTCCTCCTTCAGGGCTGGCTGACATCTCAGAATAGCACCAGAACCTGCTGCCAAGGCCTCTGGCACTGGAAAGCATGTTCagttgcttattttctgtaatacATCCCCTGTTTTGCTCTTCGAAGTCCAACATACCTGGGAGAAACTCAAGCCCAGCTTTATGAACATTATTCTAAGGGAGGGAAACCAAGGATCTCTATAGCCTCAGGAGCACGTAGAAGAGGTGCAGAATATGGGCAGGGTGTTCTTGAGGAAGTGACTAGGGCTGTCTTTCAACCACACATATCCACTTCTGACTGTCTGTACccctccacctccctcctccgTTCCTACACATTTCTATCCAACCCTCTTATGGCCTGCAGTTCTAGTTCTGGCCCTTCTCTACTTGTAGCAGAGCAAGCCTGTCTATCTTTCCCACTCGGAGTGTCACCCAGAGATGGCTGCTCAGTGTGCTGAGACCACGCACACAGAAATTCCAGTTGTCCCTCCTCCCTGTTTTGCAGAAAGTGCTGAGTATGGGAGTCACGGGTCACTTCTGCAACAAACCTTTCCATCCAGGATCAGCAGGGAAACAAGCCCTCACCAGGGGGGCTCCCAGAAGTAAAGAACTACATACAGCACTTCATTCAGCTTTACCAGAAAAGGCTGGAAGCTGCAGCTTGGTCACAGCTCATGGCATGAGAGAATTACTGCCCATCTGCTGTCCTTGCCAATCCCAACACATGTGAGGCTTGATGCAACTTCACCCTGA
The window above is part of the Strix aluco isolate bStrAlu1 chromosome 10, bStrAlu1.hap1, whole genome shotgun sequence genome. Proteins encoded here:
- the LOC141927674 gene encoding voltage-gated potassium channel KCNC1-like; its protein translation is MEGSKEKIILNIGGVRYETYSSTLRTFPGTKLCSLTEPHAPSIYDYDPTTKEFFFDRSAEIFSYVLNYYRTKHFHCPTDTCRSVLEEELAFWEINETQLSSCCWLKLNNKEVQPEEFNIWDENEQTDDQCLIVQTERRDFSWRTRWQPKIWSIFEKPFSSFSAKCLALVSLLFIIGIVIIFCEETKAQFEFFTANFTSSGYSELSHNDHDHYYHQAAYLLHLELLCVLWFTFEFSVRFCFCPNKKLFFQNPLNMVDFLSLFPVYIELFVAGQIQRMPSLGLWLGFVRVVYLLKLLKISKLIETPLILRVLSYTLKSIVREICILLMILAFETLFFGSLFFYGELLGSHPSYTGELHFADILVCFWWALITLTTVGYGDIIPLTTFGQVTAALAAVFGMLTITIPIPIFLVKFKSYYDIAIFKQKLKRSRKP